From a single Mesorhizobium shangrilense genomic region:
- a CDS encoding DUF4189 domain-containing protein: protein MTKRDSKQMCTRARTTAALSLLAFGGLLFASVSASADSWGAISIDFKTAQTDPYFGVGGGSSEDEAITNAQKFCVEAGGAECKTVVSYQQCGAYAASGKGGGWGKSSTQKTAEAQAMAGCNDDACKIVTSDCN, encoded by the coding sequence TTGACCAAGCGAGACTCAAAACAGATGTGCACCCGAGCCAGAACGACGGCTGCCCTCTCCCTCCTGGCGTTCGGCGGGCTTCTGTTCGCCTCCGTGTCCGCAAGCGCGGATTCCTGGGGCGCCATATCCATCGACTTCAAGACGGCGCAAACCGATCCCTATTTTGGCGTCGGCGGCGGAAGCAGCGAGGACGAAGCCATCACCAATGCGCAGAAATTCTGCGTGGAAGCCGGTGGTGCCGAATGCAAGACCGTCGTCAGCTACCAGCAGTGCGGCGCCTATGCGGCCAGCGGCAAGGGCGGCGGCTGGGGCAAGTCCTCGACCCAGAAAACCGCCGAGGCCCAGGCCATGGCCGGCTGCAACGACG
- a CDS encoding methyltransferase, whose translation MSDPSQQVMRLGFGFAISQALRVVIELGIPDLLSDHDRAVEYLADATGTNADALYRVMRLLAAEGVFQEVSPRRFALTDVGSTLRADLRSGPGDFVRMINSEPYLAFEQLMHSVRTGEPAFDKVFGKRRFDWLAEHSKQAALFQRAMVALGQGSNDAVAEAYDFKPFARVVDVGGGHGQLLSAILKRNPHLSGVLFDLPAGITSAQAGVGGDLPRTELVAGDFFEAVPSNADVYVLKKVIHDWNNERAAAILVNCRKAMTTAGKVLLAETIVPPGNEPHQIKMIDVTMLAVTGGLERTEAQYAALFAAAGLRLDRVIQTKGPISILEASRA comes from the coding sequence ATGTCAGATCCGTCGCAACAGGTCATGAGGCTTGGGTTCGGTTTTGCCATCTCCCAGGCGCTGCGAGTCGTCATTGAACTCGGCATTCCCGATCTGCTGTCCGATCATGATCGCGCGGTGGAGTATCTTGCGGATGCCACCGGCACGAACGCGGATGCACTCTATCGGGTCATGCGGCTGCTGGCCGCCGAGGGCGTATTCCAGGAAGTGTCGCCACGCCGTTTCGCGCTCACCGACGTCGGCTCGACCCTGCGCGCCGATTTGCGTTCAGGCCCTGGCGACTTCGTGCGGATGATCAACAGTGAGCCATATCTCGCTTTCGAGCAGCTCATGCATTCCGTTCGCACCGGCGAGCCGGCCTTCGACAAGGTGTTCGGAAAGCGCAGATTCGACTGGCTGGCCGAGCACTCCAAACAAGCGGCCTTGTTCCAGCGTGCCATGGTCGCGCTTGGCCAGGGGAGCAACGACGCCGTGGCCGAGGCCTATGACTTCAAGCCTTTCGCGCGAGTCGTTGATGTCGGCGGTGGGCATGGCCAACTCCTTTCGGCCATCCTCAAGCGCAACCCGCATCTCTCCGGTGTGCTCTTCGACCTGCCGGCCGGCATCACCTCGGCCCAAGCGGGGGTTGGCGGTGACTTGCCGCGCACCGAACTGGTCGCCGGCGATTTCTTCGAAGCGGTGCCGTCAAACGCCGATGTCTATGTCCTGAAGAAAGTCATCCATGACTGGAACAACGAGCGCGCCGCCGCGATCCTGGTCAACTGCCGGAAGGCGATGACGACGGCGGGCAAGGTGCTGCTCGCCGAAACGATTGTGCCGCCGGGCAACGAACCGCACCAGATCAAGATGATCGACGTCACCATGCTGGCCGTCACCGGCGGGCTCGAGCGGACGGAAGCGCAATATGCGGCTCTGTTCGCCGCGGCGGGGCTGCGGCTTGACCGGGTTATCCAGACCAAGGGGCCGATCTCCATCCTGGAAGCGTCACGCGCCTAG
- a CDS encoding PLP-dependent aminotransferase family protein, translating to MDRIQTNPPDWSALIPVLPGEGPRSRELYAALRRLIETGALAAGAKLPTTRDLARRFGLSRSAAVACFEMLISEGFAVAKVGAGTFVAANVPHLPVTLKRERLPDIDVTASLPCGLGVAVSDARTISLFRILLSRHLARPGPEHFRYGDPRGGLGLRTAIAAYLRTARGVRCDPGQIVLTSGTQQGLDLLARAAIRPGDAVWIENPCYPMAHAVLAGTGAKVVGVPVDAEGLDPDLGERLCPGARAAYVTPSHQYPLGVTMTMRRRLALLDWAGRNGAWIFEDDYDSEFRYAGPPLTSLQGMDGSGRVAYLGTFSKILFPGLRIGYVVVPEPLLDAVMAVRARSDRFPSTLAEGALTDLLNEGHFAAHLRRVRRRVQAARDVLVAGLEAHCHDSLDVIVPEQGLHLVAKLKSTRQDTELVEAAKAAGVGARALSSMFVDGPERHGLVLGFSGFSDEELHTAMVRLGRVMR from the coding sequence ATGGATAGAATTCAGACCAATCCGCCGGACTGGTCGGCGCTCATTCCCGTCCTGCCGGGCGAAGGCCCCCGCAGCCGCGAACTGTACGCGGCGTTGCGGCGGCTGATCGAAACCGGCGCGCTGGCCGCCGGCGCCAAGCTGCCGACCACACGCGACCTCGCCCGCCGTTTCGGCCTGTCGCGCTCGGCGGCGGTCGCCTGTTTCGAAATGCTGATCTCCGAAGGATTTGCTGTCGCCAAAGTCGGCGCCGGGACCTTCGTCGCGGCAAACGTGCCGCATCTGCCGGTGACGCTGAAGCGCGAACGCTTGCCGGACATCGATGTCACAGCATCCTTGCCCTGCGGTCTCGGCGTCGCCGTGTCGGACGCTCGCACGATCAGCCTGTTCCGCATCCTCCTGTCGCGCCACCTCGCCCGCCCCGGCCCCGAGCATTTTCGTTACGGTGATCCGCGCGGCGGGCTCGGCCTGCGCACTGCGATCGCCGCCTATCTCAGGACCGCGCGCGGCGTGCGCTGTGATCCCGGCCAGATCGTGCTGACCTCAGGCACGCAGCAGGGGCTGGACCTGCTGGCACGCGCCGCCATCCGGCCCGGGGACGCCGTGTGGATCGAAAACCCCTGCTATCCGATGGCCCATGCCGTTCTTGCCGGAACCGGCGCCAAGGTCGTCGGCGTGCCCGTTGATGCCGAGGGCCTCGATCCCGATTTGGGCGAGAGGCTCTGCCCCGGCGCTCGCGCCGCCTATGTCACGCCCTCGCACCAATATCCGCTCGGAGTGACCATGACGATGCGCCGCCGTCTCGCCTTGCTCGACTGGGCTGGGCGCAACGGTGCCTGGATCTTCGAGGACGATTACGACAGCGAATTCCGCTATGCCGGCCCGCCGCTCACCTCGCTGCAGGGCATGGATGGCTCGGGCCGCGTCGCCTATCTCGGCACGTTTTCAAAAATCCTCTTCCCTGGCCTGCGCATCGGCTATGTCGTGGTGCCCGAACCACTGCTCGATGCCGTCATGGCGGTCCGGGCGCGCTCCGACCGCTTCCCCTCGACACTGGCCGAAGGCGCGCTCACCGATCTCCTTAACGAAGGCCATTTTGCCGCGCATCTGCGCCGCGTGCGCCGTCGGGTCCAAGCCGCGCGCGACGTGCTGGTCGCCGGGCTCGAGGCGCATTGCCACGACAGCCTCGACGTGATTGTGCCGGAACAAGGGCTACATCTGGTGGCAAAGCTGAAAAGCACAAGACAGGATACCGAGCTGGTCGAAGCAGCGAAGGCAGCCGGCGTCGGCGCCCGCGCCCTGTCTTCGATGTTCGTCGACGGTCCCGAGCGGCACGGTCTCGTGCTCGGCTTCTCCGGTTTCAGCGACGAGGAACTGCACACTGCGATGGTCAGGCTCGGCAGGGTGATGCGCTAG
- a CDS encoding pyridoxamine 5'-phosphate oxidase family protein: MNEIPTTASFPTSKRNRVKRRHDRGSYDHASVFAVLDAGLLCHVAYTFDGQPYCTPTIHWREDDMLYWHGSSASRMLRHLRAGTPACLTVSHLDGLILARSGFNHSANYRSAMCFGMARIIDEPQEKLKALAGVVDRFYPGRAETLRPISAQEAKATTVIGMRIEEASAKVRAKGVADDEEDYEYPVWAGVIPVSMVVGAAEPCPRLLPGMARPDYLSGYAEGARLAQALTDAQRMYEGEG, translated from the coding sequence GTGAACGAGATTCCGACAACAGCCAGCTTTCCGACCAGCAAGCGCAACCGGGTGAAGCGCCGGCATGACCGTGGCAGCTACGACCATGCGTCGGTATTCGCGGTGCTCGATGCCGGGCTGCTCTGCCATGTCGCCTATACGTTCGACGGCCAGCCCTATTGCACGCCGACCATCCACTGGCGCGAGGACGACATGCTCTACTGGCACGGTTCGTCGGCCAGCCGCATGCTGCGCCATCTGCGCGCGGGCACGCCGGCGTGCCTGACCGTGTCGCATCTCGATGGGCTGATATTGGCGCGGTCGGGTTTCAATCATTCCGCCAACTATCGCTCCGCCATGTGTTTCGGCATGGCACGGATCATCGACGAGCCGCAGGAGAAGCTGAAGGCACTGGCCGGCGTGGTCGACCGCTTCTACCCGGGCCGAGCCGAGACCTTGCGGCCGATCTCGGCGCAGGAAGCCAAGGCGACGACGGTCATCGGCATGCGTATCGAGGAAGCGTCGGCCAAGGTGCGCGCCAAGGGCGTCGCCGATGACGAGGAGGATTACGAGTACCCGGTCTGGGCAGGCGTCATCCCGGTCAGCATGGTGGTGGGCGCGGCCGAACCATGCCCGCGCCTGTTGCCCGGCATGGCACGGCCGGACTATCTGTCCGGCTATGCCGAGGGTGCACGGCTGGCCCAGGCGCTGACGGACGCGCAGCGGATGTATGAAGGCGAGGGCTGA
- a CDS encoding cyclopropane-fatty-acyl-phospholipid synthase family protein produces the protein MNILLRHVLERLVRQGSLLVTSPNGATDQFGDGTGVPAHIHIKTARAERAITIDPMLALPEAYMSGEVDLPGGGVLGLMRIVFQNIGDAAGIDTAWTRALDKARHTFRRFQQINTTQRSRRNVEVHYDLSVDLYRLFLDDDLQYSCAYFPRLEMTLDEAQSAKKRHIAAKLQLEPGLRLLDIGCGWGGLGLYLASSFKVDVLGVTLSGEQHAVATERALSEGLAGRARFEIKDYRELGDRFDRIVSVGMFEHVGVNHYKTFFNTCARLLNRDGVMLLHTVGRSGPPSVTSAFVRKHIFPGGYVPALSEVLPAIEKAGLIVTDVEILRLHYAETLKHWGKRFAANRDKARAVYDERFCRMWEFYLAASEASFRWQDLVVFQIQIARKNDTLPMTRDYIADGEKLLGLHEMAHSGQGQRAAGS, from the coding sequence ATGAACATCCTGTTGCGTCATGTCTTGGAACGTCTGGTGCGCCAAGGCAGCCTGCTGGTGACCAGCCCGAACGGCGCGACCGACCAGTTCGGCGATGGCACCGGGGTGCCCGCGCATATCCACATCAAGACCGCCAGGGCCGAGCGCGCCATCACCATCGATCCGATGCTGGCCCTGCCGGAAGCCTATATGAGCGGCGAGGTCGACCTTCCCGGGGGCGGCGTTCTCGGCCTCATGCGCATCGTCTTCCAGAACATCGGCGACGCCGCCGGCATCGATACCGCCTGGACGCGGGCGTTGGACAAGGCGCGCCACACGTTCCGGCGTTTCCAGCAGATCAACACGACGCAGCGGTCGCGCCGCAATGTCGAGGTGCATTACGACCTGTCGGTCGATCTTTACCGGCTCTTTCTCGATGATGACCTGCAATATTCCTGCGCCTATTTCCCAAGGCTGGAAATGACGCTCGACGAGGCGCAGTCGGCCAAGAAGCGCCACATCGCCGCCAAGCTGCAACTGGAGCCCGGTCTCAGGCTGCTCGACATCGGCTGCGGCTGGGGCGGGCTTGGCCTTTATCTGGCCAGCAGCTTCAAGGTCGATGTGCTGGGGGTGACGCTGTCGGGCGAACAGCATGCGGTGGCGACCGAACGGGCGCTTTCGGAGGGGCTGGCGGGCCGGGCCCGGTTCGAGATCAAGGATTATAGGGAGCTTGGCGACCGTTTCGACCGCATCGTCTCGGTCGGCATGTTCGAACACGTCGGCGTCAACCACTACAAGACCTTCTTCAACACCTGCGCCAGGCTGCTGAACCGCGACGGGGTGATGCTGCTGCATACGGTCGGCCGCTCCGGCCCGCCTTCGGTGACCAGCGCGTTCGTGCGCAAGCACATTTTTCCAGGCGGCTATGTGCCGGCGTTGTCGGAGGTTCTGCCAGCGATCGAGAAGGCCGGGTTGATCGTCACCGACGTGGAAATCCTGCGCCTGCACTATGCCGAGACGTTGAAACACTGGGGCAAGCGCTTCGCCGCCAACCGCGACAAGGCCAGGGCTGTTTATGACGAGCGTTTCTGCCGCATGTGGGAGTTCTATCTGGCGGCGTCCGAAGCCTCGTTTCGCTGGCAGGACCTCGTGGTCTTCCAGATTCAGATCGCCAGAAAGAACGACACGCTGCCGATGACACGCGACTATATCGCGGATGGCGAGAAGCTGCTGGGGCTGCACGAGATGGCGCATTCGGGGCAGGGCCAGCGGGCTGCGGGTTCCTGA
- a CDS encoding DUF6640 family protein yields the protein MSFDLVARILLTLATLGYGLVTVLADFNKTHATNPQWTPHARFHVVWQVCSYVGFALMALALIWLPGPYAIDRLYLAAGMAAIVYLAFFAAVFAMPFYGGRAFDDNGYLPFTAPVPVVARRWDANIVAFSVMAVLLVAGALSVAVAG from the coding sequence ATGAGCTTCGATCTTGTCGCCCGCATCCTGCTCACGCTCGCCACACTCGGCTATGGTCTGGTCACGGTGCTGGCGGACTTCAACAAGACCCATGCGACCAATCCCCAGTGGACGCCGCATGCCCGTTTTCATGTCGTTTGGCAGGTCTGCAGCTATGTCGGTTTCGCGCTGATGGCGCTGGCGCTCATCTGGCTGCCGGGTCCCTACGCAATCGATCGGCTCTACCTCGCGGCCGGAATGGCGGCGATCGTCTACCTCGCATTCTTCGCGGCGGTGTTTGCCATGCCGTTTTATGGCGGCCGCGCCTTCGACGACAACGGCTACCTTCCCTTCACCGCCCCCGTGCCGGTCGTCGCCAGGCGCTGGGACGCCAATATCGTCGCCTTCAGCGTGATGGCCGTGCTGCTCGTTGCCGGTGCGCTGTCGGTCGCTGTCGCCGGGTGA
- a CDS encoding GNAT family N-acetyltransferase translates to MVFRRAYVQDLPAIVALLADDALGATREDPSTPLAPSYLDAFRAIEADPNQLLVVAVDGPEVIGTLQLTFIPGLSRKGALRGQIEAVRIASHRRSGGIGGKMFEWAIEKCRSRGCSHVQLTTDKGRTEAHAFYERLGFTASHLGYKMAL, encoded by the coding sequence ATCGTGTTCCGCCGGGCATATGTCCAGGATTTGCCCGCCATCGTCGCGCTGCTTGCCGACGATGCGCTGGGCGCGACCCGCGAGGACCCGTCCACGCCGCTCGCGCCATCCTATCTCGATGCCTTCAGGGCGATTGAAGCCGATCCCAATCAACTGCTGGTCGTGGCCGTCGATGGCCCCGAGGTGATCGGCACCTTGCAACTCACCTTCATTCCCGGCCTGTCCAGGAAGGGCGCCTTGCGTGGCCAGATCGAGGCCGTTCGCATCGCCAGCCACCGACGGTCCGGCGGCATCGGCGGCAAGATGTTCGAATGGGCGATCGAGAAATGCCGTTCACGCGGCTGCAGCCACGTCCAGCTGACCACCGACAAGGGGCGGACGGAAGCGCATGCCTTCTACGAGCGGCTTGGTTTCACCGCCAGCCATCTCGGCTACAAGATGGCGCTGTAG
- a CDS encoding CsbD family protein, producing the protein MGSTSDKAAGLANQAAGSVKQGVGKAVGNEKLQVEGAAQEAKGKVQKAVGDVKAATKDAANKAAAAVNRNL; encoded by the coding sequence ATGGGAAGCACGAGCGACAAGGCAGCGGGCCTCGCAAACCAGGCCGCCGGTAGTGTCAAGCAAGGCGTCGGCAAGGCCGTTGGCAATGAAAAACTTCAGGTCGAAGGCGCCGCCCAGGAAGCCAAGGGCAAGGTCCAGAAGGCCGTCGGCGACGTGAAGGCCGCGACCAAGGACGCCGCCAACAAGGCCGCCGCCGCCGTTAACAGGAACCTGTGA
- a CDS encoding NfeD family protein encodes MKLARVALLAVALVATAAFSPSSATGEASGKVALSVEINGAIGPASARQLKDALAVAAERKAEVLILKIDTPGGLVTSMREMIADILASPVPVIGYVAPAGAHAASAGTYILYATHVAAMAPGTNLGAATPVAIGELLPGGQDQGNGDQGKGDQKNATGPLAADPMMTKVTNDAVALIRSLAELRGRNADWGEKAVREAASLSASAALQQHVIDFIANDTTELLLLADGRTVDVAGAKRVLATKGLPVETQEPGWFIQLLAVITDPNTAIILILVGVYGLVFEATSPGAVAPGAIGTICLLLGLYALDLLPINYTGLALMLLGIAFLVMEAFNPTVVLGLGGVIAFLLGAAMLLKVEGPGFEMSWLVIGPAAALALGLALLAGGYLLAARKRLPRVGALAMHGLPAEILDWQGGEGHVLAQGERWRAKADEPLAPGDSVEVADVKDLVLTIRRRNVRGVGARQ; translated from the coding sequence GTGAAACTTGCGCGTGTGGCCCTACTCGCCGTGGCTCTGGTAGCCACTGCAGCTTTTTCTCCCTCTTCCGCGACCGGGGAGGCGAGCGGGAAGGTGGCGTTGAGCGTCGAGATCAATGGCGCCATCGGCCCAGCCAGTGCCAGGCAGCTCAAGGATGCGCTGGCGGTCGCGGCCGAGCGAAAGGCCGAAGTCCTCATCCTCAAGATCGACACGCCCGGCGGGCTGGTCACCAGCATGCGCGAGATGATCGCCGACATCCTGGCCTCGCCGGTTCCCGTCATCGGCTATGTCGCGCCGGCCGGCGCGCATGCGGCGAGCGCCGGCACCTACATCCTCTATGCGACCCATGTGGCGGCGATGGCGCCCGGCACCAATCTGGGCGCGGCAACGCCGGTCGCGATTGGCGAACTGCTTCCTGGTGGCCAAGACCAGGGCAATGGCGACCAGGGCAAGGGCGACCAGAAGAACGCCACCGGGCCTCTGGCTGCCGACCCGATGATGACAAAGGTGACGAATGACGCGGTCGCCCTGATCCGTTCGCTCGCCGAACTGCGCGGGCGCAATGCCGACTGGGGCGAAAAGGCGGTGCGCGAGGCGGCCAGCCTGTCGGCCAGCGCGGCGCTGCAGCAACATGTCATCGACTTCATCGCCAACGATACGACCGAGCTGCTGCTACTGGCGGATGGGCGGACCGTGGACGTGGCCGGCGCCAAACGGGTGCTGGCGACCAAGGGATTGCCGGTGGAAACGCAGGAGCCCGGCTGGTTCATCCAGCTGCTCGCCGTCATCACCGATCCGAACACCGCCATCATCCTGATCCTGGTCGGCGTCTACGGCCTGGTCTTCGAGGCGACCAGTCCGGGGGCGGTGGCGCCGGGCGCGATTGGCACGATCTGCCTGCTGCTCGGGCTCTATGCGCTCGATCTCTTGCCCATCAACTATACCGGCCTTGCCTTGATGCTGCTCGGCATCGCCTTCCTTGTCATGGAGGCCTTCAACCCCACCGTAGTCCTTGGACTCGGCGGCGTGATCGCCTTTCTCCTGGGCGCGGCCATGCTGCTCAAGGTCGAAGGCCCCGGCTTCGAAATGTCATGGCTGGTCATCGGCCCCGCCGCCGCCCTGGCGCTTGGCCTGGCGTTGCTGGCTGGCGGCTATCTGTTGGCCGCGCGCAAGCGCCTCCCACGTGTAGGCGCACTGGCCATGCACGGACTGCCGGCCGAGATCCTCGACTGGCAGGGCGGCGAGGGGCACGTTCTGGCCCAGGGTGAGCGCTGGCGGGCGAAGGCCGACGAACCGCTTGCCCCCGGCGATAGCGTCGAGGTGGCCGACGTCAAGGATCTCGTGCTGACGATACGGCGCCGGAATGTGAGAGGCGTTGGAGCAAGGCAATGA
- a CDS encoding slipin family protein, translating to MIIGYVAYLILAVVVVIFLSAAIRILREYERGVVFTLGRFTGVKGPGLIILVPFVQQMVRVDLRVVVRDVPPQDVISRDNVSVKVNAVLYFRIVDPERAVIQVEDFMAATNQLAQTTLRSVLGKHELDEMLSERDRLNSDIQEILDLRTDAWGIKVSNVEIKDVDLNENMIRAIAKQAEAERLRRAKVINADGEQQAAAKLVEAGKMLAQEPQAMQLRYFEALHDIAGERSSTVVFPVPMDIISHFMGKSDKAK from the coding sequence ATGATCATCGGTTATGTGGCCTATCTGATACTCGCTGTTGTCGTGGTCATATTCCTGTCCGCGGCCATCCGCATCCTGAGGGAATATGAGCGCGGCGTGGTCTTCACGCTCGGCCGCTTCACCGGGGTCAAGGGCCCCGGCCTCATCATCCTCGTCCCCTTCGTGCAGCAGATGGTGCGGGTCGACCTGCGTGTCGTGGTCCGGGATGTGCCGCCGCAGGACGTCATCTCGCGCGACAACGTCTCGGTGAAGGTGAATGCGGTGCTGTATTTCCGCATCGTCGATCCCGAGAGGGCGGTCATCCAGGTCGAGGACTTCATGGCGGCCACCAACCAGCTGGCGCAGACCACGCTGCGTTCGGTTCTCGGCAAGCATGAGCTCGACGAAATGCTGTCCGAGCGCGACAGGCTCAACAGCGATATCCAAGAGATCCTCGACCTGCGGACTGATGCCTGGGGCATCAAGGTCTCCAATGTCGAGATCAAGGATGTCGACCTCAACGAGAACATGATCCGCGCCATCGCCAAGCAGGCGGAGGCCGAACGGCTGCGGCGTGCGAAGGTGATCAATGCTGATGGCGAGCAGCAGGCGGCGGCGAAGCTGGTCGAGGCCGGCAAGATGCTGGCGCAGGAGCCGCAGGCCATGCAGCTGCGCTATTTCGAGGCGCTGCACGACATCGCCGGCGAACGTTCGTCAACGGTGGTGTTCCCGGTGCCGATGGACATAATCAGTCATTTCATGGGGAAGTCCGACAAAGCGAAGTGA
- a CDS encoding GntR family transcriptional regulator, with amino-acid sequence MGDKMDPFGKLSPSAVNKPRTAADQVADLLRDAIVTGEIPAETILRQDDLAARFELSRMPVRDALRLLEAEGLVSIHPTRGAFVSRIDAKEAAEIYAIRALIERKALKLSFPHLTTAVLDRADAILLEIDHEQEVGHWGQLNRDFHMELYSLCGNSRLLMLIEQMHRTADRYVRLLLSNFDHRSQSQHEHRQILEACRKGDRSAALHLLKQHLEQGRRKLVKHGARETAG; translated from the coding sequence ATGGGCGACAAGATGGACCCCTTTGGCAAACTGAGCCCGAGCGCCGTGAACAAGCCGAGGACCGCAGCGGACCAGGTGGCGGATTTGCTGCGCGATGCCATCGTCACGGGTGAGATTCCCGCCGAGACGATCCTGCGCCAGGACGACCTTGCCGCGCGTTTCGAGCTGAGCCGAATGCCCGTGCGCGACGCGCTAAGGTTGCTTGAAGCGGAAGGTCTCGTCTCGATCCATCCCACGCGCGGAGCGTTTGTGTCGCGCATCGACGCTAAGGAAGCCGCCGAGATCTACGCGATCCGCGCGCTGATCGAAAGGAAGGCGCTGAAACTGTCATTCCCGCATCTTACCACCGCTGTCCTGGACAGGGCGGATGCCATTCTGCTGGAGATCGACCACGAGCAGGAAGTCGGCCACTGGGGGCAACTCAACCGCGACTTCCATATGGAGCTGTACAGCCTCTGCGGAAACAGCCGCCTGCTTATGCTCATCGAACAGATGCATCGCACCGCCGATCGCTATGTCCGCCTCCTGCTGTCGAATTTCGACCACCGGTCGCAATCGCAGCACGAGCATCGCCAGATCCTGGAAGCCTGCCGCAAAGGCGACCGGAGTGCGGCGCTGCATCTGCTGAAACAGCACCTCGAGCAAGGCCGCCGCAAACTCGTCAAGCACGGCGCCCGCGAGACTGCCGGCTGA
- a CDS encoding C39 family peptidase has protein sequence MTTAPETVPFFSQWETPDMTMAVLADGARVALRRDPLWRNSGAETLDEYAVWADNVCGMACLKMILAARGEIVPTLELARRCTDYGGYVVDADQSIKGLIYAPFVTFVKEAFGLQAEVVTGVATSDIPSLFGRARFFIASVSAGIRWPEREPPRKGGHLVLVTAASEAGFCFHNPSGHDRASQENAVLPPAAFDRFFANRGIAVTI, from the coding sequence ATGACCACCGCGCCTGAAACCGTCCCCTTCTTCAGCCAGTGGGAAACGCCCGACATGACGATGGCTGTGCTGGCGGATGGCGCAAGGGTGGCGCTGCGGCGCGATCCGCTGTGGCGCAATTCGGGCGCCGAGACACTCGACGAATATGCCGTCTGGGCCGACAATGTCTGCGGCATGGCCTGCCTGAAGATGATCCTGGCGGCGCGCGGCGAGATCGTGCCGACATTGGAACTGGCGCGGCGCTGCACGGACTATGGCGGCTACGTCGTTGATGCCGACCAGTCGATCAAGGGGCTGATCTATGCGCCCTTCGTCACCTTCGTGAAGGAAGCTTTTGGCCTGCAGGCCGAGGTGGTGACTGGAGTGGCGACCTCGGACATCCCTTCGCTATTCGGGCGCGCGCGCTTCTTCATCGCCTCGGTCTCCGCCGGCATTCGCTGGCCCGAGCGCGAGCCGCCCCGCAAGGGCGGCCATCTGGTGCTGGTCACGGCGGCCTCGGAGGCAGGGTTCTGCTTTCACAACCCGTCCGGCCATGACCGCGCCTCACAGGAAAACGCGGTGTTGCCGCCGGCGGCGTTCGACCGCTTCTTTGCCAATCGCGGCATAGCCGTGACCATTTGA
- a CDS encoding D-alanine--D-alanine ligase family protein, with amino-acid sequence MTSKTRVAVLFGGRSAEHDVSRLSAANVMKAIDRTRHEIVPIAVTRSGKWLLTRDEIPEGDLETADGIEVALLPGGGGRLVAVSGADIAPVDVLFPVLHGPFGEDGSVQGYAEVADIAYVGCGVFASAAAMDKDMAKRLLRDAGIAVARSVTLRRGDTHSFQEIAGVLGLPFFAKPARQGSSFGVSKVDDRDGYQDAVDTALRYDDKALIEEFIEGREIECAVLERADGTITVSLPGEIIPAGKHGFYTYEAKYIDADGAVVKAPADVPAATADRAREMARQAFQALGCESMARVDFFLRPDGQLLLNEVNTIPGFTNISMYAKALAAGGISYEEVVETVIAHALARHAARLT; translated from the coding sequence ATGACCAGCAAGACCAGGGTCGCGGTGCTGTTTGGCGGCCGCTCGGCCGAGCACGACGTGTCGCGCCTTTCCGCCGCCAATGTGATGAAGGCGATCGACCGCACGCGCCATGAGATCGTGCCGATCGCCGTCACCAGAAGCGGCAAATGGCTGCTGACCAGGGACGAGATTCCCGAAGGAGACCTCGAAACGGCTGATGGCATCGAAGTCGCGCTGTTGCCGGGCGGCGGCGGCAGGCTGGTCGCCGTCTCCGGTGCGGATATTGCGCCGGTCGACGTGCTCTTTCCCGTGCTGCATGGACCTTTCGGCGAGGACGGGTCGGTGCAGGGTTATGCGGAGGTGGCTGACATCGCCTATGTCGGTTGCGGCGTCTTCGCCTCGGCCGCGGCCATGGACAAGGACATGGCCAAGCGCCTGCTGCGCGACGCAGGCATTGCCGTCGCCCGCTCGGTGACCCTGCGGCGAGGCGACACCCATTCCTTCCAGGAGATTGCCGGGGTGCTGGGCTTGCCTTTCTTCGCCAAGCCGGCCCGCCAGGGGTCTTCCTTTGGGGTGAGCAAGGTGGATGACAGGGATGGTTACCAGGACGCTGTTGACACGGCTTTGCGCTATGACGACAAGGCGCTGATCGAGGAATTCATCGAAGGCCGCGAGATCGAGTGCGCGGTGTTGGAGCGGGCCGACGGCACGATTACCGTGTCATTGCCGGGCGAGATCATCCCCGCCGGCAAGCACGGCTTCTACACCTATGAGGCCAAATACATCGATGCCGACGGAGCGGTGGTGAAGGCACCCGCCGACGTGCCGGCTGCAACCGCCGACAGGGCCAGGGAGATGGCCCGCCAGGCGTTCCAGGCGCTTGGCTGCGAGAGCATGGCGCGCGTCGATTTCTTCCTGCGGCCCGACGGCCAGCTGCTGCTCAACGAGGTCAACACCATTCCCGGCTTCACCAATATCAGCATGTACGCCAAGGCGCTGGCGGCCGGCGGCATCAGCTACGAGGAGGTTGTCGAGACGGTGATCGCGCACGCGCTGGCGCGGCATGCGGCGCGGCTGACCTGA